A single Bifidobacterium scardovii JCM 12489 = DSM 13734 DNA region contains:
- a CDS encoding DUF488 domain-containing protein has translation MGTISIKRAYDPAEPSDGYRVLVDRLWPRGLSKERAALDLWDKDVAPSTQLRKWFGHDPARFAEFGARYVAELDAAPDAVGRLRGICARHDTVTLLYAAKDPAVNHALVLRDYLMGMPKA, from the coding sequence ATGGGGACGATATCAATCAAACGTGCGTATGATCCGGCGGAGCCATCGGACGGATACCGTGTGCTGGTCGATCGGCTGTGGCCGCGCGGTCTGTCGAAGGAGCGGGCGGCGCTGGATCTGTGGGACAAGGACGTCGCGCCGTCGACGCAGCTGCGCAAGTGGTTCGGCCATGATCCGGCGCGGTTTGCCGAATTCGGCGCAAGATACGTCGCGGAGTTGGACGCGGCGCCGGATGCGGTCGGTCGTCTGCGCGGCATCTGCGCGCGGCATGATACGGTCACGCTGCTGTATGCGGCCAAGGACCCGGCGGTCAACCATGCGCTGGTGCTGCGCGACT
- the ettA gene encoding energy-dependent translational throttle protein EttA, translating to MAEFVFQMIKARKAFGDRVILDDVTLSFLPGAKIGVVGPNGMGKSTLLKIMAGLETVSNGEATLTPGFTVGILQQEPPLDDTKTVGENIKMAFGPIAEKVARFNEIGEEMANPDADFDALMDEMGKLQTEIDAANGWDLDSQLEQAMDALQCPDPDTDVAVCSGGERRRVALCKLLLEAPDLLLLDEPTNHLDAESILWLEKFLHQYKGAVIAVTHDRYFMDNVAEWICEVDRGHLYPYKGNYSTYLETKAKRLEIQGAKDAKLAKRLKNELDWVRSSPKARQAKNKARLERYDQMENEARNNKKLDFSEIQIPAGPRLGSTVLEAKHIHKAFGDRVLIDDLSFTLPRNGIVGVIGPNGVGKTTLFKTIVGLEPLTSGELKIGDTVKISYVDQNRAGLDPNKNLWEAVSGGLDFIEVAGVEVPTRAYVASFGFKGSDQQKLTGVLSGGERNRLNLALTLKQGGNLLLLDEPTNDLDVETLESLENALIEFPGCAVVVSHDRWFLDRVATHILAWEGDDENPAKWYWFEGNFQAYQENKVARLGEEASKPHRLHRKLTR from the coding sequence ATGGCAGAATTCGTATTTCAGATGATCAAGGCGCGCAAGGCCTTCGGCGACCGCGTGATCCTCGACGACGTGACCCTGAGCTTCCTGCCGGGCGCCAAGATCGGCGTAGTCGGCCCCAACGGCATGGGCAAGTCCACCCTGCTCAAGATCATGGCCGGCCTCGAGACCGTGAGCAACGGCGAAGCCACGCTGACCCCCGGCTTCACGGTCGGCATCCTGCAGCAGGAGCCGCCGCTGGACGACACCAAGACCGTCGGCGAGAACATCAAGATGGCGTTCGGCCCGATCGCCGAGAAGGTCGCCCGATTCAACGAGATCGGCGAGGAGATGGCGAATCCGGACGCCGACTTCGACGCGCTGATGGACGAGATGGGCAAGCTGCAGACCGAGATCGACGCCGCGAACGGCTGGGATCTCGATTCCCAGCTCGAGCAGGCGATGGACGCGCTGCAGTGCCCGGACCCGGACACCGACGTGGCCGTGTGCTCGGGCGGCGAGCGCCGCCGCGTCGCGCTGTGCAAGCTGCTGCTCGAGGCGCCTGACCTGCTGCTGCTCGACGAGCCCACCAACCACCTGGACGCCGAGTCGATCCTGTGGCTGGAGAAGTTCCTGCACCAGTACAAGGGCGCCGTCATCGCCGTCACCCACGACCGTTACTTCATGGACAACGTGGCCGAGTGGATCTGCGAGGTCGACCGCGGCCACCTGTACCCGTACAAGGGCAACTACTCCACCTATCTGGAGACCAAGGCGAAGCGTCTGGAGATTCAGGGCGCCAAGGACGCCAAGCTCGCCAAGCGCCTGAAGAACGAGCTGGATTGGGTGCGCTCATCCCCCAAGGCCCGCCAGGCCAAGAACAAGGCCCGTCTGGAACGTTACGACCAGATGGAGAACGAGGCGCGCAACAACAAGAAGCTCGACTTCTCCGAGATCCAGATCCCCGCCGGCCCGCGCCTGGGCTCCACGGTGCTGGAGGCCAAGCACATCCACAAGGCGTTCGGCGACCGCGTGCTCATCGACGACCTGTCCTTCACGCTGCCGCGCAACGGCATCGTCGGCGTGATCGGTCCGAACGGCGTCGGCAAGACCACACTGTTCAAGACGATCGTCGGCCTGGAGCCGCTCACCAGCGGCGAGCTGAAGATCGGCGACACCGTGAAGATCAGCTACGTCGACCAGAACCGCGCCGGCCTGGACCCGAACAAGAACCTGTGGGAGGCCGTGTCCGGCGGACTCGACTTCATCGAGGTCGCCGGTGTCGAGGTGCCGACCCGCGCCTACGTCGCCAGCTTCGGCTTCAAGGGCTCGGACCAGCAGAAGCTCACCGGCGTGCTTTCCGGCGGCGAGCGCAACCGCCTGAACCTGGCGCTGACCCTCAAGCAGGGCGGCAACCTGCTGCTGCTCGACGAGCCGACCAACGATCTCGACGTCGAGACGCTCGAATCGCTGGAAAACGCGCTCATCGAGTTCCCCGGCTGCGCCGTGGTCGTCTCCCACGACCGCTGGTTCCTCGACCGCGTCGCCACGCACATCCTCGCGTGGGAGGGCGATGACGAGAACCCGGCCAAGTGGTACTGGTTCGAGGGCAACTTCCAGGCCTATCAGGAGAACAAGGTCGCGCGTCTGGGCGAGGAGGCCTCCAAGCCCCACCGCCTGCACCGCAAGCTGACCCGCTAG
- a CDS encoding DUF3180 domain-containing protein has protein sequence MRARRTPWWHYVVACALGLLAGIGLARYSESSDLSLIGAPWIVSVLLGVLGITVLILALQVHKYATTDPRKRADMKPLNPDRAVNTLVLAKALGLAGAALVGWYGGQIIMIVGHIEAAFYTQAVAECAVAAVVCLADMIIGIVGEWLCQLPPSEGAEHPKMKEAQRRRGVSPATAKTSN, from the coding sequence ATGAGAGCAAGACGAACCCCATGGTGGCATTATGTGGTCGCCTGCGCGCTGGGACTGCTCGCCGGCATCGGGCTGGCGCGGTACAGCGAATCGTCCGATCTGTCGCTGATCGGGGCGCCATGGATCGTATCCGTGCTGCTGGGCGTTCTGGGCATCACGGTGCTGATACTGGCGTTGCAGGTGCACAAGTACGCCACGACCGACCCGCGCAAGCGCGCCGACATGAAGCCGCTGAACCCCGACAGGGCCGTCAACACGCTGGTGCTCGCCAAGGCGCTCGGACTGGCCGGAGCGGCCCTTGTCGGCTGGTACGGCGGCCAGATCATCATGATCGTCGGCCATATCGAAGCGGCCTTCTACACGCAGGCCGTCGCCGAATGCGCCGTCGCGGCGGTGGTGTGCCTTGCCGACATGATCATCGGCATCGTGGGGGAGTGGCTGTGCCAGCTGCCGCCGAGCGAGGGCGCGGAGCACCCCAAGATGAAGGAGGCCCAGCGCCGCCGCGGCGTGAGCCCCGCCACGGCCAAGACCTCGAATTAG
- the folK gene encoding 2-amino-4-hydroxy-6-hydroxymethyldihydropteridine diphosphokinase, whose translation MDTIRLTGVQGMGTHGVLDYEHQRAQPFVVDAVLHLDLSRAGASDDLHDTVDYGRVAKRIVSVIEGDHVDLIERLAALIADAVIADHPAVQGVTVTVHKPKAPITVPFADVSVTIDRWRNGHGATAAPAGAADAHAAPLTRHAVIALGGNQGDVAASMRSAIAAIDGLDGTQVTGVSPLYRTAAWGMAEGTPDFRNAVVEVSTTQRPEELLSALQSIEAVHGRTRESHWASRPIDLDIIDFEGEARDDPQLTLPHPRAWQRAFVLAPWHELDPLAVLGGRHGGPVAELLSAAPDRDDVRLESRGWMSAGGAGGDVPAAADVSVGTDADADAGNGARVDGESGSRASGVSPRDDEAPVSRTAVVSMDSVSKDAEHLFRTAIVALDGIPGNQVEGISPLYHVSDFDGPDMMSAVMQLTTKLDARALVAALGTVESSLPGDIDLDLVDMAGVTMDEPDCRVPWPSAREHASVLAPWMDMDPEARLGKDPVSFLLAMAPDAGRVGMISDNWIIGGTV comes from the coding sequence ATGGACACGATTCGCCTCACCGGCGTTCAGGGCATGGGCACGCACGGCGTGCTGGACTATGAGCATCAGCGCGCGCAGCCGTTCGTCGTCGATGCCGTGCTGCACCTTGACCTGTCGCGCGCCGGCGCCAGCGACGACCTGCACGATACGGTCGACTACGGCCGCGTCGCCAAGCGGATCGTATCCGTCATCGAAGGGGATCATGTCGATCTGATCGAACGGCTGGCGGCCCTTATCGCGGATGCCGTGATCGCCGACCATCCCGCGGTCCAAGGCGTGACCGTCACCGTGCACAAGCCCAAGGCACCGATCACCGTGCCGTTCGCCGACGTGAGCGTCACCATCGACCGGTGGCGGAACGGCCACGGGGCAACCGCCGCCCCAGCCGGCGCCGCGGACGCGCATGCCGCTCCGCTGACGCGGCATGCCGTGATCGCGCTCGGCGGCAATCAGGGTGATGTGGCGGCGTCGATGCGGTCCGCGATCGCGGCCATCGACGGACTCGACGGCACGCAGGTGACCGGGGTGTCGCCGTTGTACCGCACCGCGGCGTGGGGCATGGCCGAGGGCACGCCGGATTTCCGCAACGCCGTGGTCGAGGTGTCGACCACGCAGCGCCCGGAGGAGCTGCTGTCCGCGCTGCAGTCCATCGAAGCGGTGCATGGGCGCACGCGCGAATCGCACTGGGCGTCGCGCCCCATCGACCTGGACATCATCGATTTCGAGGGGGAAGCCCGCGACGATCCGCAGCTGACGCTGCCCCATCCGCGTGCATGGCAGCGCGCCTTCGTGCTGGCGCCGTGGCATGAACTCGATCCGCTGGCCGTGCTGGGCGGCCGACACGGGGGACCCGTCGCCGAGCTGCTGTCCGCCGCGCCCGACCGCGACGACGTGCGGCTCGAATCGCGCGGGTGGATGAGCGCGGGCGGCGCGGGCGGAGACGTCCCCGCCGCCGCCGACGTCTCCGTCGGCACCGATGCCGATGCCGACGCCGGGAACGGGGCTCGCGTTGACGGGGAATCCGGTTCCCGTGCATCCGGAGTCTCACCGCGCGATGACGAGGCTCCGGTGAGTCGTACCGCGGTCGTTTCGATGGACAGCGTGTCGAAGGACGCGGAGCATCTGTTCCGTACGGCCATCGTGGCGCTGGACGGCATTCCGGGCAATCAGGTGGAGGGCATTTCGCCGCTCTACCATGTGAGCGACTTCGACGGTCCGGACATGATGTCGGCGGTGATGCAGCTGACCACCAAGCTGGACGCCAGGGCGCTGGTCGCCGCGCTCGGCACGGTCGAATCGTCGCTGCCCGGCGACATCGATCTGGACCTAGTCGACATGGCCGGCGTGACCATGGACGAGCCCGACTGCCGCGTGCCATGGCCGAGCGCACGCGAGCACGCCTCGGTGCTGGCGCCGTGGATGGACATGGATCCGGAGGCCCGGCTGGGCAAGGACCCCGTGTCGTTCCTGCTGGCCATGGCCCCGGATGCGGGGCGTGTCGGCATGATATCCGACAATTGGATCATCGGAGGCACGGTATGA
- a CDS encoding acyl-CoA thioesterase, with translation MTQTDDLTPLERLVKVLRLGEPSEYRGHTYINGESMYFPTGRVYGGQVIAQSLVAASKTVAPSRLPHSIHGYFITAGDIRQDLLFDVESLRDGRSFSARRVNVTQSQGPILTAIASFQETGQAGVEFADPMPSDVPDPEGLTSAKELMAPFAGKSPFADYYAEKSPFDIRHVTPTIMLGADNDSAKQDSGKQLVWMRADGHADMPQVMHRAMLALGCDQVMMEPVLRRAGLSIATPGISYASIDHSMWWYRDVDINQWHLYVQDTPTAAHGRGLGVAKVYSQDGELVAAMAQEAMIRVPQD, from the coding sequence ATGACACAGACGGATGATCTCACACCACTGGAGCGGCTGGTGAAGGTGCTGAGACTGGGGGAACCGTCCGAATACCGCGGGCACACCTACATCAACGGCGAAAGCATGTATTTCCCGACCGGCCGCGTGTACGGGGGCCAGGTGATCGCGCAGTCGCTGGTCGCCGCCTCGAAGACCGTGGCGCCGAGCCGTCTACCGCATTCCATCCACGGCTATTTCATCACCGCCGGCGACATCCGCCAGGACCTGCTGTTCGACGTGGAGTCGCTGCGCGACGGCCGTTCGTTCTCCGCCCGCCGCGTGAACGTCACCCAATCGCAGGGGCCGATCCTCACGGCGATCGCCAGTTTCCAGGAGACCGGGCAGGCCGGGGTCGAGTTCGCCGATCCGATGCCGTCCGACGTGCCCGATCCGGAAGGCCTGACCTCCGCCAAGGAGCTGATGGCCCCGTTCGCCGGCAAGTCGCCGTTCGCGGATTATTACGCGGAGAAGTCGCCGTTCGACATCCGCCATGTCACGCCGACGATCATGTTGGGGGCCGACAACGACAGCGCGAAGCAGGATTCCGGCAAGCAGCTGGTGTGGATGCGCGCCGACGGCCACGCCGACATGCCGCAGGTGATGCACCGCGCGATGCTGGCGCTCGGCTGCGACCAGGTGATGATGGAGCCGGTGCTGCGCCGCGCAGGGCTGAGCATCGCCACGCCCGGCATCTCGTACGCGTCCATCGACCACTCGATGTGGTGGTACCGCGACGTGGACATCAACCAGTGGCATCTGTACGTGCAGGACACGCCGACCGCCGCGCACGGACGCGGGCTCGGCGTCGCGAAGGTCTACTCGCAGGACGGCGAGCTGGTCGCCGCCATGGCGCAGGAGGCCATGATCCGCGTGCCGCAGGACTAA